The following proteins are encoded in a genomic region of Agromyces sp. CF514:
- a CDS encoding ABC transporter ATP-binding protein has translation MLGKLLVRYLKPYSWLLAGVLVFQILSAIATFNLPDLNADIINNGVAKGDTAYIWSTGGVMLLISLGQITASIIATYFAAKAAMRAGRDIRNDVFEKVSAFSEREVSKFGPGSLITRNTNDVQQVQMLAMMGATMLVTAPILAIGGIWFALQQDVGLGWIIAVAVPTLLVIAVLIISRMVPLFRSYQHKLDNVNLIMREQLTGVRVVRAFVREPIEEERFRGANTDIMVVGRKVGSLFVLLFPLFMLVLNVTIVGVVWFGAFAVDAGDVEIGTLFAFMQYVMLILTGVLMASFMTIMIPRAAVSADRIAEVLDSESTLERPADPVHVLPEPGAVELADVSFTYPGAEHPVLDGISFRAEPGETVAIVGSTGAGKTTLVSLIPRLFDATGGSVAVGGVDVRRADLDVLWNSIGLVPQRPFLFTGTVASNLRFGREEATDEELWHALQIAQGKDFVAEMDGGLNARIAQGGTNVSGGQRQRLAIARAIVHRPDILVFDDSFSALDLTTDANLRHALWRELPDVTKIVVAQRISTITDADRIVVLDDGAMVGVGTHEQLLETSDTYREIVESQLGAEAAR, from the coding sequence ATGCTCGGAAAACTGCTCGTCCGATATCTGAAGCCATACAGCTGGTTGCTCGCAGGAGTCCTGGTCTTCCAGATCCTCTCCGCGATCGCGACCTTCAACCTGCCCGACCTCAACGCCGACATCATCAACAACGGCGTGGCCAAGGGCGACACCGCCTACATCTGGTCGACCGGCGGCGTCATGCTGCTGATCTCCCTCGGGCAGATCACCGCATCGATCATCGCCACCTACTTCGCCGCGAAGGCCGCCATGCGGGCGGGCCGCGACATCCGCAACGACGTGTTCGAGAAGGTCAGCGCGTTCTCCGAGCGAGAGGTGTCGAAGTTCGGCCCCGGCTCGCTCATCACGCGCAACACGAACGACGTGCAGCAGGTGCAGATGCTCGCCATGATGGGCGCCACCATGCTCGTCACGGCCCCGATCCTCGCGATCGGCGGCATCTGGTTCGCCCTCCAGCAGGACGTGGGCCTCGGCTGGATCATCGCGGTGGCCGTGCCGACGCTGCTCGTGATCGCGGTGCTCATCATCAGCCGCATGGTGCCGCTCTTCCGCAGCTACCAGCACAAGCTCGACAACGTGAACCTCATCATGCGCGAGCAGCTCACGGGCGTGCGCGTCGTGCGAGCGTTCGTGCGCGAGCCGATCGAAGAGGAGCGATTCCGCGGCGCGAACACCGACATCATGGTGGTCGGCCGCAAGGTCGGCTCGCTCTTCGTGCTGCTCTTCCCGCTCTTCATGCTCGTGCTGAACGTCACGATCGTGGGCGTCGTCTGGTTCGGCGCCTTCGCCGTCGACGCCGGCGATGTCGAGATCGGCACGCTGTTCGCCTTCATGCAGTACGTCATGCTCATCCTCACGGGCGTGCTCATGGCGAGCTTCATGACGATCATGATCCCGCGCGCCGCGGTCTCGGCCGATCGCATCGCCGAGGTGCTCGACAGCGAGTCGACCCTCGAGCGCCCCGCCGACCCGGTGCACGTGCTGCCCGAGCCCGGCGCGGTCGAGCTCGCGGATGTCTCGTTCACCTACCCCGGCGCCGAGCACCCCGTGCTCGACGGCATCTCGTTCCGGGCCGAGCCCGGCGAGACCGTCGCGATCGTCGGATCGACCGGTGCGGGCAAGACCACCCTCGTCTCGCTCATCCCCCGCCTCTTCGACGCGACCGGCGGCTCCGTGGCCGTCGGCGGCGTCGACGTGCGGCGGGCCGACCTCGACGTGCTCTGGAACTCGATCGGCCTCGTGCCGCAGCGTCCGTTCCTCTTCACCGGCACCGTCGCCTCGAACCTGCGGTTCGGTCGCGAGGAGGCCACCGACGAGGAGCTCTGGCACGCTCTCCAGATCGCGCAGGGCAAGGACTTCGTCGCCGAGATGGACGGCGGCCTGAACGCGCGCATCGCGCAGGGCGGCACCAACGTGTCGGGCGGCCAGCGCCAGCGGCTCGCGATCGCCAGGGCGATCGTGCACCGACCCGACATCCTCGTGTTCGACGACTCGTTCTCGGCACTCGACCTGACGACCGACGCCAACCTCAGGCACGCGCTGTGGCGCGAACTGCCCGACGTCACGAAGATCGTCGTCGCCCAGCGCATCTCCACGATCACCGACGCCGACCGCATCGTCGTGCTCGACGACGGGGCGATGGTCGGGGTCGGAACCCACGAGCAGTTGCTCGAGACCTCCGACACCTACCGAGAGATCGTCGAATCCCAGCTCGGAGCGGAGGCAGCCCGATGA
- a CDS encoding NUDIX domain-containing protein, which yields MAETSAGILLHRRRGAASDPRDVEVLLGHMGGPFWRGRDEAAWSIPKGTFTDEAPLEAARREFAEELGSPAPEVAYIELGVFRYTSGKAVVVFAGEADFDATAITSNTFELEWPPRSGRRQSFPELDAAAWVPIADARARLVKGQRPALDALLQHLG from the coding sequence ATGGCCGAGACGAGTGCGGGGATCCTGCTGCATCGACGACGCGGCGCGGCATCCGACCCCCGCGACGTCGAGGTGCTGCTCGGCCACATGGGCGGGCCGTTCTGGCGCGGCCGAGACGAGGCGGCGTGGTCGATCCCGAAGGGCACCTTCACCGACGAGGCACCGCTCGAGGCCGCGAGGCGCGAGTTCGCCGAGGAGCTCGGCAGCCCGGCGCCCGAGGTCGCGTACATCGAGCTCGGGGTGTTCCGCTACACGTCGGGCAAGGCCGTGGTCGTGTTCGCCGGCGAGGCGGACTTCGACGCGACGGCGATCACGAGCAACACGTTCGAGCTCGAGTGGCCGCCGCGCTCGGGGCGGCGGCAGTCGTTCCCCGAGCTCGACGCCGCGGCCTGGGTGCCGATCGCCGATGCCCGTGCCCGGCTCGTGAAGGGGCAGCGGCCGGCGCTCGACGCCCTGCTGCAGCACCTCGGCTGA
- a CDS encoding DUF998 domain-containing protein gives MSTTAESTRPTFDRGRAVTKSLLGWGVVAGPFYLVVGATQALLVPGFDLSQHALSLLLLGPLGWIQAANLVLSGLMVLAAAVGFARLLPAPRGTWAAVLLGVYGVSLFAAALFPPDPMHGFPVGSADATAASTSGLLHLVAGAVGFLSLAVAAVVVGGWFRREDRPGLAAASWIAAAVVVLGFVGGGALSTTSAGVGLLWLAVVAGWAWLAVASLAAYRMAPRPDC, from the coding sequence ATGTCCACCACCGCAGAATCCACGCGCCCGACCTTCGATCGCGGACGCGCCGTCACGAAATCCCTCCTCGGGTGGGGTGTCGTCGCGGGCCCCTTCTACCTCGTCGTCGGAGCGACCCAGGCCCTGCTCGTGCCGGGGTTCGACCTCTCGCAGCACGCGCTGAGCCTCCTGCTGCTCGGTCCGCTCGGCTGGATCCAGGCCGCCAACCTCGTGCTCAGCGGCCTCATGGTGCTCGCCGCGGCCGTCGGGTTCGCCCGGCTCCTGCCTGCGCCTCGCGGCACGTGGGCAGCCGTGCTCCTCGGCGTCTACGGCGTGAGCCTGTTCGCCGCCGCGCTCTTCCCGCCCGACCCGATGCACGGCTTCCCGGTGGGGTCGGCGGATGCCACGGCTGCATCGACGAGCGGCCTGCTGCACCTCGTGGCGGGCGCCGTCGGGTTCCTCAGCCTCGCCGTCGCGGCCGTCGTCGTCGGCGGATGGTTCCGCCGAGAGGACCGGCCCGGCCTCGCCGCGGCCTCGTGGATCGCCGCGGCCGTCGTCGTGCTCGGCTTCGTGGGCGGCGGTGCGCTCTCGACGACGTCGGCCGGCGTGGGGCTGCTCTGGCTCGCGGTCGTCGCGGGGTGGGCGTGGCTCGCCGTCGCGTCCCTCGCCGCGTACCGCATGGCGCCGAGGCCCGACTGCTGA
- a CDS encoding NINE protein, whose product MRTAEPGRAAGWYDDEQDAATQRYWDGASWTPHTVARPRSEDAASTAVLTGVPADAPAFSAPTRGQGVETATQTASRGVIALPAFVRGPGTPSDHTTVPLPPKRAAAASAPLVASGDRDYAPAGRSFLLIWLFALFLGSLGVDRFALGRPGTAIAKLLTAGGLGVWALVDLVLVLTGVQRDGEGNRLAGSGAHRRLAWIVSGVVVVLGVCSGIATSLIVADLAATLRTIGAG is encoded by the coding sequence GTGCGGACGGCTGAGCCCGGACGCGCCGCGGGCTGGTACGACGACGAGCAGGATGCCGCGACGCAGCGCTACTGGGACGGCGCCTCCTGGACGCCGCACACCGTCGCACGGCCGCGTTCGGAGGATGCTGCGTCGACTGCGGTCCTCACCGGGGTCCCGGCCGATGCCCCGGCCTTCTCCGCGCCGACCAGGGGCCAAGGCGTCGAGACCGCCACGCAGACCGCGTCCCGTGGCGTGATCGCCCTGCCTGCGTTCGTGCGAGGCCCGGGCACCCCCAGCGACCACACGACCGTGCCGCTGCCGCCGAAGAGGGCTGCCGCGGCATCCGCCCCGCTCGTCGCCTCGGGCGACCGCGACTACGCACCCGCCGGCCGCTCGTTCCTGCTCATCTGGCTGTTCGCGCTGTTCCTCGGCTCGCTGGGCGTCGATCGCTTCGCGCTCGGCCGGCCCGGCACGGCGATCGCGAAACTGCTCACCGCCGGCGGACTCGGCGTATGGGCCCTCGTCGATCTCGTGCTCGTGCTCACGGGCGTGCAGCGGGACGGCGAGGGCAACCGACTCGCCGGATCCGGAGCGCACCGCCGCCTGGCGTGGATCGTCTCGGGCGTCGTCGTCGTGCTCGGCGTGTGCTCGGGCATCGCGACGAGCCTCATCGTCGCCGACCTCGCGGCGACGCTCCGGACGATCGGCGCCGGCTGA
- a CDS encoding CPBP family intramembrane glutamic endopeptidase gives MTTEPTTTPEPAGPAPAGRAGDRVPRNFWVGLAAAAVYVLLAAGLGNLMDVLVPTASPEVEFALSHLVPLPIGIALGLWFARWSGWWSDVWAQTPVTAEPPRRRWMLAIPVLLLVGPVLGLFDVPWSERSVGIVLLLALGCLLVGLGEELFYRGILRVSLRAHHGELVTLLVTSVLFGLSHTVGSMFHGVPAGSIAFQVAVTSFDGALYYAAFRATGRLWVPVLIHALTDCTLYLQSDEWGAATGHAVPDPGPVAIGAQFVLWGLMVAVVVSFVLEDARARRRRRGAAPEQGSTMASDA, from the coding sequence ATGACGACCGAACCGACCACGACACCCGAACCGGCCGGCCCCGCTCCGGCGGGTCGCGCAGGCGATCGGGTGCCCCGCAACTTCTGGGTGGGTCTCGCGGCCGCCGCCGTGTACGTGCTGCTCGCGGCCGGGCTCGGCAACCTCATGGACGTGCTCGTGCCGACGGCGTCGCCCGAGGTCGAGTTCGCGCTGTCCCACCTCGTCCCGCTGCCGATCGGGATCGCGCTCGGACTCTGGTTCGCCCGATGGTCGGGCTGGTGGAGCGATGTCTGGGCCCAGACCCCGGTCACCGCGGAACCGCCACGGCGACGCTGGATGCTCGCCATCCCGGTGCTGCTGCTCGTCGGACCGGTGCTCGGGCTCTTCGACGTGCCGTGGAGCGAGCGATCGGTCGGCATCGTGCTGCTCCTCGCCCTCGGCTGCCTGCTCGTTGGCCTCGGCGAGGAGCTGTTCTACCGCGGCATCCTGCGCGTCAGCCTGCGCGCGCACCACGGCGAACTCGTCACGCTGCTGGTCACCTCGGTGCTGTTCGGCCTCAGCCACACGGTCGGCAGCATGTTCCACGGGGTTCCGGCCGGCAGCATCGCCTTCCAGGTCGCGGTGACCTCGTTCGACGGCGCGCTGTACTACGCGGCGTTCCGCGCGACCGGCCGACTGTGGGTGCCGGTGCTGATCCACGCCCTCACCGACTGCACGCTCTACCTCCAGAGCGACGAATGGGGAGCGGCGACCGGCCACGCCGTTCCCGATCCGGGACCGGTCGCGATCGGCGCCCAGTTCGTGCTGTGGGGGCTCATGGTCGCGGTCGTGGTCAGCTTCGTCCTCGAAGACGCGCGGGCGCGCAGGCGTCGCCGCGGCGCCGCACCCGAGCAGGGCTCGACCATGGCGTCGGACGCATGA
- a CDS encoding TetR/AcrR family transcriptional regulator, which yields MSLNPEPSQVAIPVANANPGRVRSEDPRITRSRALIMAAAERVFLERGFPGTSVDDIAAEAGVSKRTVYNVFVDKEQLFRAILGEAIATAERYAREVATTTADAQDLEPALRELARELAASVLGGRVVPLRRLLIGEASRFPEFAREYYERAPGRVMTAIAAAFDALAARGLLRVDDAELAAEHFAFLAIGPSLDRALFEPAADGDGAGLEAAIARAEHGAAVFLRAYRA from the coding sequence ATGTCACTGAACCCCGAGCCGAGCCAGGTGGCGATCCCGGTCGCGAATGCGAACCCGGGTCGCGTGCGCTCCGAGGACCCCCGCATCACGAGGTCGCGCGCTCTGATCATGGCCGCCGCGGAACGGGTCTTCCTCGAGCGCGGATTCCCCGGCACGAGCGTCGACGACATCGCGGCCGAGGCCGGCGTCTCCAAGCGAACGGTGTACAACGTCTTCGTCGACAAGGAGCAGCTGTTCCGCGCGATCCTCGGCGAGGCCATCGCCACGGCCGAGCGGTACGCGCGCGAGGTCGCGACCACGACCGCAGATGCCCAAGACCTCGAACCGGCACTCCGCGAGCTCGCGCGGGAGCTCGCGGCCTCGGTGCTCGGCGGGCGCGTGGTGCCGCTCCGACGCCTGCTCATCGGCGAGGCCTCGCGGTTCCCCGAGTTCGCCCGCGAGTACTACGAGCGGGCGCCCGGCCGGGTGATGACCGCGATCGCCGCGGCCTTCGACGCGCTCGCCGCCCGGGGCCTGCTGCGGGTCGACGACGCCGAGCTCGCGGCCGAGCACTTCGCGTTCCTGGCCATCGGGCCGTCGCTCGACCGAGCGCTCTTCGAGCCGGCCGCCGACGGCGACGGTGCGGGCCTCGAGGCTGCGATCGCCCGCGCCGAGCACGGTGCGGCCGTGTTCCTCCGTGCCTATCGCGCCTGA
- a CDS encoding ABC transporter ATP-binding protein, producing the protein MTTEPNTTISEEEQYELELAEQARVNSGDWDSVAPGKAANFGKSFKRLIGLLKPHAVAFTFVSMLGAAGVVLAVIAPKVLGEATNVLFAGVIGSQLPAGTTTAEAVEQLRAAGQDDLANIVQTAGVVPGEGVDFVKLSQILILVLMLYVFSAFLTWVQGYVVNVIMVRTMWRLREDVEAKLNRLPLSHFDKVQRGELISRVTNDIDNITQAMQQSLSGAITAVLTVVGVLIMMFSISWQLALVALVSLPLMGVIFGVIGPKSQKAFGIQWRKVGRLNARVEESFSGHALVKVFGREQDAHEKFKAENEELYQASFKAQFLSGIIMPGMMFIGNLTYVGIAVLGGLMVASGQLRLGDVQAFIQYSQQFTQPLSELGGMAAVVQSGTASAERVFELLDADEQEPDAADAPKPTDGDGTIEFDHVSFSYNPEHPLIRDLSFRVEPGQTVAIVGPTGAGKTTLVNLIMRFYELDSGRILLNGQDVAELSRRDLRAKTGMVLQDPWLFAGTIRENIRYGRESATDDEILEAARATYVDRFVHSLPDGYDTKLDEEASNVSAGEKQLITIARAFVAQPSVLILDEATSSVDTRTELLLQHAMAALREGRTSFVIAHRLSTIRDADLILVMEHGDIVEQGSHDELIAREGAYWRLYNSQFEQAAADLDAEAAALAGGASEQGPNPLEERVEAAAEALEPEL; encoded by the coding sequence ATGACCACCGAACCCAACACCACGATCTCCGAAGAGGAGCAGTACGAGCTCGAGCTCGCCGAGCAGGCCCGGGTGAACTCCGGCGACTGGGACAGCGTCGCACCGGGCAAGGCTGCGAACTTCGGCAAGAGCTTCAAGCGGCTCATCGGGCTGCTGAAGCCGCACGCCGTCGCCTTCACCTTCGTGTCGATGCTCGGCGCGGCCGGCGTCGTGCTCGCCGTCATCGCCCCGAAGGTGCTCGGCGAGGCCACGAACGTGCTGTTCGCCGGCGTCATCGGGTCGCAGCTGCCCGCGGGCACCACCACCGCGGAGGCCGTCGAGCAGTTGCGCGCCGCAGGCCAAGACGACCTCGCGAACATCGTGCAGACCGCGGGCGTCGTGCCCGGCGAGGGCGTCGACTTCGTCAAGCTCAGCCAGATCCTCATCCTGGTGCTGATGCTCTACGTGTTCTCGGCGTTCCTCACCTGGGTGCAGGGATACGTCGTCAACGTGATCATGGTGCGCACGATGTGGCGCCTGCGCGAAGACGTCGAGGCCAAGCTCAACCGCCTGCCGCTCAGCCACTTCGACAAGGTGCAGCGCGGCGAGCTCATCTCGCGCGTGACCAACGACATCGACAACATCACGCAGGCCATGCAGCAGTCGCTGTCCGGCGCCATCACCGCCGTGCTCACCGTCGTGGGCGTGCTCATCATGATGTTCTCGATCTCGTGGCAGCTCGCGCTCGTCGCGCTCGTGTCGCTGCCGCTCATGGGCGTGATCTTCGGCGTCATCGGGCCCAAGTCGCAGAAAGCCTTCGGCATCCAGTGGCGCAAGGTCGGCCGGCTGAACGCCCGCGTCGAGGAGTCCTTCTCGGGCCACGCGCTCGTCAAGGTCTTCGGCCGCGAGCAGGACGCCCACGAGAAGTTCAAGGCCGAGAACGAGGAGCTCTACCAGGCGTCGTTCAAGGCGCAGTTCCTCTCGGGCATCATCATGCCGGGCATGATGTTCATCGGAAACCTGACCTATGTCGGCATCGCGGTGCTCGGCGGGCTCATGGTCGCGAGCGGCCAGCTGCGTCTCGGCGACGTGCAGGCGTTCATCCAGTACTCGCAGCAGTTCACGCAGCCGCTCTCCGAGCTGGGCGGCATGGCCGCGGTCGTGCAGTCCGGCACCGCGTCGGCCGAGCGCGTCTTCGAACTGCTCGACGCCGACGAGCAGGAGCCCGACGCGGCCGACGCCCCGAAGCCGACCGACGGCGACGGCACCATCGAGTTCGACCACGTCTCGTTCTCGTACAACCCCGAGCACCCGCTCATCCGCGATCTGTCGTTCCGGGTCGAGCCCGGGCAGACGGTCGCGATCGTCGGGCCGACCGGTGCGGGCAAGACCACGCTGGTGAACCTCATCATGCGGTTCTACGAGCTCGACAGCGGGCGCATCCTGCTCAACGGCCAAGACGTCGCCGAGCTCAGCCGTCGCGACCTGCGCGCGAAGACCGGCATGGTGCTGCAGGACCCGTGGCTGTTCGCGGGCACGATCCGCGAGAACATCCGGTACGGCCGCGAGTCGGCGACCGACGACGAGATCCTCGAGGCCGCCCGCGCGACCTACGTCGATCGGTTCGTGCACTCCCTGCCCGACGGGTACGACACGAAGCTCGACGAAGAGGCGTCCAACGTCTCGGCCGGCGAGAAGCAGCTCATCACGATCGCCCGCGCGTTCGTCGCCCAGCCCTCGGTGCTGATCCTCGACGAGGCGACCTCGTCGGTCGATACCCGCACCGAGCTGCTGCTGCAGCACGCGATGGCGGCGCTCCGCGAGGGGCGCACGTCGTTCGTGATCGCGCACCGCCTCTCGACGATCCGCGACGCCGACCTCATCCTCGTGATGGAGCACGGCGACATCGTCGAGCAGGGCAGTCACGACGAGCTGATCGCCCGTGAGGGTGCGTACTGGCGCCTGTACAACTCGCAGTTCGAGCAGGCCGCGGCCGACCTCGACGCCGAGGCTGCCGCCCTCGCCGGCGGTGCCTCCGAGCAGGGCCCGAACCCGCTCGAGGAGCGGGTCGAGGCGGCCGCCGAAGCGCTCGAGCCCGAGCTCTGA
- a CDS encoding DUF1905 domain-containing protein, translated as MRFEFTAQLWEWAARAEWYFVTVPDEASADIREIPLPPRGFGSVRVRVTVGGSTWTTSVFPDSSAGSYVLPIKKAVRVAEGLVEGGDVRVALSLLDL; from the coding sequence ATGAGGTTCGAGTTCACGGCCCAGCTCTGGGAATGGGCGGCGCGTGCCGAGTGGTACTTCGTCACGGTGCCCGACGAGGCATCGGCCGACATCCGCGAGATCCCGCTGCCGCCCCGCGGATTCGGGTCCGTGCGCGTTCGGGTCACCGTCGGCGGTTCGACCTGGACCACGTCGGTCTTCCCGGACTCGTCGGCCGGCTCCTACGTACTGCCGATCAAGAAGGCCGTGCGCGTCGCCGAGGGGCTGGTCGAGGGCGGCGACGTGCGGGTCGCGTTGAGCCTGCTCGACCTCTGA
- a CDS encoding VanZ family protein, whose product MDRRPLRFAAIALTIGVLWLTIGPAPWRTSGHEFEGGVLNPDAWTSTMTWSTGYFSEIAFNVAMFVPVGVLAALLLHRRHWPLAFAAGFALTLFIELVQLVLPDRVSDPRDLVMNSLGASLGVVLVMAARGVRRSVVVASAPLVVAPSSGSADASDAPATAARPASKIPFDELVGSGDRAA is encoded by the coding sequence ATGGACCGCCGCCCCCTGCGATTCGCCGCCATCGCCCTGACGATCGGGGTGCTCTGGCTGACGATCGGTCCCGCACCGTGGCGCACCAGCGGGCACGAGTTCGAAGGCGGCGTCCTGAACCCCGACGCCTGGACCTCCACCATGACCTGGTCGACGGGGTACTTCAGCGAGATCGCGTTCAACGTGGCGATGTTCGTACCCGTCGGCGTGCTGGCCGCCCTGCTCCTCCACCGCCGGCACTGGCCCCTCGCGTTCGCCGCGGGATTCGCGCTCACGCTGTTCATCGAACTCGTGCAGCTCGTGCTGCCCGATCGCGTCTCCGATCCGCGCGACCTCGTGATGAACTCGCTCGGCGCGAGCCTCGGCGTCGTGCTCGTCATGGCCGCGCGCGGTGTCCGGCGTTCGGTCGTCGTGGCATCCGCACCCCTGGTCGTCGCGCCCAGCAGCGGGTCGGCCGACGCGAGCGACGCACCCGCGACCGCCGCTCGACCGGCCTCGAAGATCCCCTTCGACGAGCTCGTCGGATCGGGCGATCGCGCGGCCTGA
- a CDS encoding acyl-CoA dehydrogenase family protein, with product MISTQEVANQVPPRTDVDEYAEHAPLVEAVARWGRRGPDGSAAASADLHAIGRTVGSAAFQRDAELANVRPPVLTAFDRWGRRIDEVEYDDAYHRILSAAVAAGAHTSAAADPGPGANVDRAAAFLLFAQVEPGHACPVSMTHAAVPVLEHASPGLRDAWRPRLLSRAYEPALVPGKASALVGMAMTEKQGGSDVRANTTLAERRDRGSQWGDEFALTGHKWFCSAPMSDAFLVLAQAPAGLSCFLVPRVLPDGDRNGFRIQRLKDKLGNRSNASSEVEFADTRGWLVGEEGRGVATIVQMVTRTRLDCVIGTAAGMRQAVAEAAWHVRHRRAFGAKLVDQPAMAAVVADLALESEAATVTAMRLARAYDDDADEGQQAFRRLATAVAKYQICKRGPGHAAEALECLGGNGYTEAFPLARRYREQPLLAIWEGSGNVIALDVLRVLEREPDAFAAFFDEVGVATGASAAFDLALAETVALVGEVAGSDRDAAASVARVLAERLALVLQASLLLRFSPAPVAEAFVRSRLGREGGSQYGALPRGVDVRAILARA from the coding sequence ATGATCAGCACCCAAGAGGTCGCCAACCAGGTTCCGCCCCGCACCGACGTCGACGAGTACGCCGAGCACGCGCCGCTCGTCGAGGCGGTCGCCCGTTGGGGGCGTCGGGGGCCCGACGGGTCCGCCGCGGCATCCGCCGACCTGCATGCGATCGGACGCACGGTCGGCTCGGCCGCGTTCCAGCGCGACGCAGAGCTGGCGAACGTGCGCCCGCCGGTGCTCACCGCGTTCGATCGCTGGGGGCGCCGCATCGACGAGGTCGAGTACGACGACGCGTACCACCGCATCCTCTCGGCCGCGGTCGCGGCGGGCGCGCACACCTCGGCCGCAGCCGATCCGGGCCCGGGGGCCAACGTCGACCGGGCCGCGGCCTTCCTCCTCTTCGCGCAGGTCGAGCCCGGGCACGCGTGCCCGGTGTCGATGACGCACGCCGCGGTGCCGGTGCTCGAGCATGCGTCGCCCGGCCTCCGAGACGCCTGGAGGCCGCGCCTCCTGAGCCGCGCGTACGAGCCGGCGCTCGTGCCGGGCAAGGCGAGCGCGCTCGTCGGCATGGCGATGACCGAGAAGCAAGGCGGCTCCGACGTGCGGGCGAACACGACCCTTGCCGAACGGCGCGATCGAGGCTCGCAGTGGGGCGACGAGTTCGCGCTCACGGGGCACAAGTGGTTCTGCAGCGCGCCGATGAGCGACGCGTTCCTCGTGCTCGCCCAGGCGCCGGCGGGGCTCAGCTGCTTCCTCGTGCCGCGCGTGCTCCCCGACGGCGACCGCAACGGGTTCCGCATCCAGCGGTTGAAGGACAAGCTCGGCAACCGGTCGAACGCGTCGAGCGAGGTCGAGTTCGCCGACACCCGCGGCTGGCTCGTCGGCGAGGAGGGGCGCGGGGTCGCGACGATCGTGCAGATGGTGACGCGAACCCGGCTGGACTGCGTGATCGGCACTGCGGCGGGCATGCGCCAGGCCGTGGCCGAGGCGGCCTGGCACGTGCGGCACCGGAGGGCGTTCGGCGCGAAGCTCGTCGACCAGCCGGCGATGGCCGCCGTCGTCGCCGACCTGGCGCTCGAGTCCGAGGCCGCGACGGTCACCGCGATGCGCCTCGCGCGCGCCTACGACGACGATGCGGACGAGGGCCAGCAGGCGTTCCGCCGGCTGGCGACGGCGGTCGCCAAGTACCAGATCTGCAAGCGCGGGCCCGGGCATGCCGCGGAGGCGCTTGAGTGCCTCGGCGGCAACGGGTACACCGAGGCGTTCCCGCTCGCGCGCCGCTATCGCGAGCAGCCGCTGCTCGCGATCTGGGAGGGGTCGGGCAACGTCATCGCGCTCGACGTGCTGCGCGTGCTCGAGCGGGAGCCCGATGCGTTCGCGGCGTTCTTCGACGAGGTCGGCGTCGCGACCGGCGCGAGCGCGGCGTTCGACCTGGCGCTCGCCGAGACGGTCGCACTGGTCGGCGAGGTCGCGGGCTCGGACCGGGACGCCGCGGCATCCGTCGCCCGTGTGCTCGCCGAGCGGCTGGCGCTCGTGCTTCAAGCGTCGCTGCTGCTGCGGTTCTCGCCGGCACCCGTCGCGGAGGCGTTCGTGCGCTCTCGGCTCGGGCGGGAGGGAGGCTCGCAGTACGGGGCGCTGCCGCGCGGGGTCGACGTACGGGCGATCCTCGCGAGGGCCTGA
- a CDS encoding sulfite exporter TauE/SafE family protein, whose amino-acid sequence MPTPTPPDAPVGTRATVPARRYWALALVGAAGGLLSGAFGVGGGILMVPLLIVAAGMDQRRATATSLAAIVPASIAGSITYLANGQVDLVAALFMALGGIIGSWVGAWLLRRLPITWLRWMFIALLVLVAVRMLLVVPERGGGHVGFDLLPNLALFAIGIVVGVASGLFGIGGGTIMVPAFIAFFGMGDLMAKGTSLAVMIPTAISGTVSNTRAKLVDLREALVVGIAATVASFAGVAVAFLLSPEWSARLFAAFIVIAAAQLAVRAVRAQRRSSADAAPRPEDPDRADG is encoded by the coding sequence GTGCCCACGCCCACCCCGCCCGACGCGCCCGTCGGCACGCGCGCGACCGTACCGGCCCGACGCTACTGGGCGCTCGCTCTCGTCGGGGCGGCCGGGGGGCTGCTCTCGGGGGCGTTCGGCGTCGGAGGCGGCATCCTGATGGTGCCCCTGCTCATCGTCGCCGCCGGCATGGACCAACGCCGTGCGACGGCGACCTCGCTCGCGGCGATCGTCCCCGCGTCGATCGCCGGGTCGATCACGTACCTCGCGAACGGCCAGGTCGACCTCGTCGCCGCGCTCTTCATGGCGCTCGGCGGCATCATCGGCTCGTGGGTCGGCGCCTGGCTGCTGCGTCGGCTGCCCATCACCTGGCTTCGATGGATGTTCATCGCGCTCCTCGTGCTCGTGGCCGTGCGCATGCTGCTCGTCGTGCCCGAGCGGGGCGGCGGCCACGTCGGCTTCGACCTGCTGCCGAACCTCGCGCTGTTCGCGATCGGCATCGTCGTGGGCGTCGCATCCGGACTCTTCGGCATCGGCGGCGGCACGATCATGGTCCCCGCGTTCATCGCGTTCTTCGGCATGGGCGACCTCATGGCCAAGGGCACCTCGCTCGCGGTCATGATCCCCACCGCCATCAGCGGCACCGTGTCGAACACCCGCGCGAAGCTCGTCGACCTGCGCGAGGCGCTCGTCGTCGGCATCGCGGCCACCGTCGCCTCGTTCGCGGGCGTCGCCGTCGCCTTCCTGCTCTCACCGGAATGGTCGGCACGGCTGTTCGCCGCGTTCATCGTGATCGCCGCAGCCCAGCTCGCCGTTCGGGCGGTACGCGCGCAACGCAGATCGAGCGCGGACGCCGCGCCGCGCCCCGAGGATCCCGATCGTGCGGACGGCTGA